A genomic window from Silene latifolia isolate original U9 population chromosome 11, ASM4854445v1, whole genome shotgun sequence includes:
- the LOC141612621 gene encoding uncharacterized protein LOC141612621, with translation MSNIRGQGYDGASNMRGELNGLQSLIMRDNPCAYYVHCFAHQLQLTLVAVAKENKDCAKFFQNLGIVLNNIGYSCKRLEMVRDIQADKVLEALASGEIESGKGLNQELGLSRPGETRWGSHFKSIVRVMSLYGTLIRVFEIISKGAKSVDDRAKAEIGIDHLESFEFVFMLHLMKVVYGYTNSLCEALQRKDQDIVNAMTILDLTKEHLTKFRNDGWDQFLQTVSNFCAKHNIEVPNMDDFYAPPGRSRRRLVNELNLQRFRIDMFISVLDKQVHELDSRFDVRSMEMLMCMACFSPADVFASFDKDKLVRLAKFYPNEFNDTEITLLEYELDIFESDMLRDSRFHLIKSLGELSIMLVETKKHISYSRVYLLLKLVLILPVATASVERVFSSMKYVKNYLRNSMSDELLDNCLVTYIERDFFSQVSDDDVIRRFQDMNPRRMALDFS, from the coding sequence ATGTCAAACATCCGTGGTCAAGGCTATGATGGAGCTAGTAACATGAGAGGTGAGCTTAATGGTTTGCAAAGTTTGATAATGAGGGACAATCCATGTGCATATTATGTTCATTGTTTTGCGCACCAACTTCAATTGACATTAGTGGCGGTGGCTAAAGAAAACAAAGATTGTGCCAAATTTTTCCAAAATCTTGGAATTGTGCTTAATAATATTGGATATTCTTGTAAACGTTTGGAGATGGTTAGGGATATTCAAGCGGATAAGGTTTTGGAGGCCTTAGCATCGGGTGAAATTGAAAGTGGTAAGGGATTGAATCAAGAACTTGGTTTAAGTAGACCGGGGGAGACTCGGTGGGGGTCTCATTTTAAATCAATTGTGAGAGTCATGTCTTTATATGGCACACTTATTAGAGTTTTTGAGATAATTAGTAAAGGGGCTAAATCCGTTGATGATCGTGCTAAAGCCGAAATTGGGATAGATCACCTTGAATCTTTTGAGTTTGTTTTCATGTTACATTTGATGAAAGTGGTGTATGGATACACTAATTCTTTGTGTGAAGCATTACAAAGAAAAGATCAAGACATTGTTAATGCCATGACTATTCTTGATTTAACTAAGGAGCATTTGACAAAGTTTAGGAATGATGGATGGGATCAATTTCTTCAAACGGTTTCTAACTTTTGTGCAAAACATAATATTGAAGTCCCCAATATGGATGATTTTTATGCTCCTCCGGGAAGATCAAGACGTCGTCTTGTCAACGAGCTTAACCTACAACGATTTCGAATTGACATGTTTATAAGTGTTTTGGATAAACAAGTCCATGAACTAGATAGCCGATTTGATGTGAGAAGCATGGAGATGCTAATGTGTATGGCTTGTTTTAGCCCCGCCGATGTTTTTGCTTCTTTCGATAAAGACAAATTGGTTAGACTTGCAAAGTTCTATCCTAATGAGTTTAATGATACCGAGATAACACTACTTGAGTATGAACTTGATATTTTTGAAAGTGATATGCTAAGGGATTCAAGATTTCATCTTATCAAGAGCCTTGGTGAGCTTTCAATTATGCTTGTTGAGACAAAGAAACATATTTCATATTCACGTGTTTATTTGTTATTGAAGCTTGTATTGATACTTCCGGTGGCAACGGCAAGTGTGGAAAGAGTTTTCTCCTCCATGAAGTATGTGAAGAATTATTTGCGAAATAGTATGAGCGATGAACTATTAGATAATTGTTTAGTGACTTATATTGAGAGAGATTTTTTTTCACAAGTGAGTGATGATGATGTTATTAGGCGTTTTCAAGATATGAATCCTCGTCGGATGGCTTTAGATTTTTCTTAG
- the LOC141612622 gene encoding uncharacterized protein LOC141612622, whose protein sequence is MSSFLAPTPNNGIDWKLLRAVEDPEAIPHFDWCSYILDMTVKAGSDCKKGVTLLNGCIPFLMISYFQRYDYKGKPCKHDLPLIKHWDETALVERVKFEVGQGGLGTLTLSKTRYPRCLQDPSYGRSVDSSSLSGPREPKLLLLSGPPPPLSCPTSEKKFIQIELPAGVEDDQKLKARAVDGTHELYLQMQRNAIVFYSWYADATARIKAVTSDPTGLNPSQASQEFFEGEKMQKYVAEAEQIAERLKVSVGNAPAFGEVVTEPPKKI, encoded by the exons atgtcttcattcctcgcacccaccccaaacaacgggatagattggaagctgttaagggctgtagaagatcctgaagccatcccgcattttgactggtgctcttatattttggacaTGACGGTGAAAGCGGGGTCAGACTGTAAAAAGGGGGTAACATTGTTGAACGGgtgtatccccttcctcatgataagctactttcagcgatatgattacaagggtaagcCTTGTAAACatgatctacctttgattaaacATTGGGATGAAACTGCGCTTGTAGagagggtaaaatttgaggtgggtcaagggggattgggtactttaaccttgtctaagaccaggtatccgaggtgccttcaagaccCCTCTTATGGAAGGAGTGTGGACAGTAGCAGCCTCAGCGGCCCGCGTGAAcccaaactactgttgctatcaggccccccaccccctctctcctgcccaacttctgagaagaagttcattcagatagaactaccagcaggtgtcgaggatgaccagaaattgaaagctagggctgtCGAT ggtactcacgagctttatctacaaatgcaaaggaacgctattgtgttctattcatggtacgcagatgcaaccgcacggatcaaagctgtaactagtgatcctacgggcctaaatcctagtcaggcctctcaagaattctttgagggtgaaaagatgCAAAAGTACGTCGCTGAAGCAGAACAGATTGCAGAAAGGCTGAAGGTTTCTGTGGGTAACGctcctgcatttggagaggtagttacTGAGCCTCCCAAAAAAATCTGA
- the LOC141612555 gene encoding protein FAR1-RELATED SEQUENCE 9-like — translation MSFTPFTGVDNHKRSVTFCGALVAHEDADSFKWVFTRFLGAMGGKEPNTLSPIRMLKLNAIIWDEDIEPAEFDAKWEEIGREHNVNNIGWFQEMYAKRRREVMAHCRDLDMGGVMRTTQRSESENSFFKRFENTLKATCSCRMLERKGIICRHVIWIYSSNGVKIIPEQCIVKRWCKDARLSKMFDCNGEATEDIDIIDGKQIAMSVMWSEIHQTVGLLMGKLKNDVENFSCLIRQFKEKLSPLGSPLNKRQHYNVQIQNVEIFTLDYHDKLCSSKYTVITATSFR, via the exons aTGTCATTCACACCTTTCACGGGGGTTGATAATCATAAACGGTCAGTCACTTTCTGTGGAGCGCTTGTTGCTCATGAAGATGCAGACTCGTTTAAATGGGTGTTCACCCGTTTCCTGGGTGCGATGGGTGGCAAAGAGCCTAATACATTATCACCGATCAGGATGCTG AAATTGAATGCCATAATATGGGATGAAGACATTGAACCGGCAGAgttcgatgcaaaatgggaagaaatTGGCAGGGAACACAATGTTAATAACATTGGCTGGTTCCAAGAAATGTACGCTAAAAGGAGGCGAGAGGTTATGGCTCATTGTAGGGACCTAGATATGGGAGGTGTTATGAGGACaacccaaagatcagagagcgaaaatagtttttttaagagatttgaga ATACACTGAAAGCCACTTGTAGCTGCAGAATGCTTGAGAGGAAAGGCATCATTTGCCGGCATGTCATATGGATTTACTCATCAAACGGAGTGAAGATTATTCCAGAACAATGTATTGTTAAAAGATGGTGTAAAGATGCAAGGTTGTCTAAAATGTTCGATTGTAATGGTGAAGCAACTGAGGACAttgatataatagatggaaaaCAGATTGCGATGTCAGTAATGTGGTCGGAGATTCATCAGACAGTTGGGTTGCTCATGGGCAAATTGAAGAATGATGTCGAGAACTTCTCGTGtctaattagacagtttaaaGAGAAACTCTCACCATTAGGATCACCATTGAATAAACGTCAACA TTATAATGTGCAAATTCAGAACGTTGAAATTTTCACGCTTGACTATCATGACAAATTATGTTCTTCAAAGTACACAGTTATTACTGCAACATCTTTCAGATAG